A single genomic interval of Pomacea canaliculata isolate SZHN2017 linkage group LG5, ASM307304v1, whole genome shotgun sequence harbors:
- the LOC112563491 gene encoding hemicentin-1-like: protein MVGPRTRYPAWSRDILWRTVLQLLLLLPLQDSAASQVGCADGTQEGLGGHARLAACAGTWEGHVHNASTLCAPGWRVCSWYDHTLLRTITWKNATSFPGCFAYNAAQDGGRCRECRDDLEHDDVAGVGKDCAHQHRGQSSCIAGGRIDASCCVDAHFQRACAFQASLMTGVLCCRMPVKPPVIVVRPPERMNVYTGFIFLLNCQATGTPPPRTQWYKDGQQLSSNNLRTTALSSGDLLVTLARKSDTGLYTCEVINEEGVDMASSFVSVLEYTSGCADDSTEGLHLFRDIHACAGRWEGHVRNGKALCKRGWRACNPKDKDFLELLTWSDIYDLPGCYAYNGASRHGQCQKCKNDKMAGVGRNCMWMRHTRPSCLSRGRVDVLDPRNGTGCNYVDGVTSGVLCCRRKSKKTGKNSVCKPECENGGTCIGPNRCQCASGYKGARCQNAICEPDCGTKGICIKPNKCRCHHGYSGKLCRQKVNKCQQPCLNGGRCQRGKCKCPADYTGGSCQHATHHDLLSSLNRTER, encoded by the exons ATGGTGGGACCACGGACCAGGTACCCAGCGTGGTCACGGGACATCCTATGGCGCACCGTCCtgcagttgttgctgctgctgcctctgCAAGACAGTGCAGCGA GTCAAGTGGGGTGCGCGGATGGTACCCAGGAGGGTCTGGGCGGTCACGCTCGGCTAGCGGCCTGCGCAGGGACGTGGGAGGGTCACGTGCATAACGCCTCCACGTTATGCGCACCTGGTTGGCGAGTGTGTTCTTGGTACGACCACACCTTGCTGCGCACCATCACCTGGAAGAATGCTACCTCCTTCCCAGGATGCTTTGCCTACAACGCCGCACAAGATGGCGGACGCTGCCGGGAATGTAGGGACGATCTGGAACAC GATGACGTGGCGGGGGTGGGCAAGGACTGCGCTCACCAGCACCGCGGCCAGTCCTCCTGCATCGCCGGCGGCCGCATCGATGCCAGCTGCTGCGTCGACGCTCACTTCCAGCGCGCATGCGCTTTCCAAGCTTCTCTTATGACAGGTGTTCTCTGCTGCCGCATGCCAG TGAAGCCGCCGGTGATCGTTGTGAGACCCCCGGAGCGCATGAACGTCTACACTGGTTTCATCTTCCTCCTCAACTGCCAGGCGACCGGCACGCCCCCGCCTCGAACTCAGTGGTACAAAGACGGCCAGCAGCTGTCCAGCAACAACCTCAGAACCACCGCCCTGTCGTCAG GCGACCTGCTTGTCACCCTGGCGAGGAAGTCCGACACCGGCCTGTACACCTGTGAAGTCATCAACGAAGAAGGCGTTGACATGGCCAGCTCCTTTGTCAGCGTCTTGG AGTATACGTCTGGTTGCGCAGACGACAGTACAGAGGGTTTACATCTCTTCCGAGAcattcacgcatgcgcaggacGCTGGGAAGGGCACGTGCGCAACGGCAAGGCCCTGTGTAAGCGTGGGTGGCGCGCCTGTAACCCTAAGGACAAAGACTTTCTGGAGCTGTTGACGTGGTCGGACATCTACGACTTACCCGGATGTTATGCTTACAACGGCGCCAGCCGCCATGGTCAATGCCAAAA ATGCAAGAACGATAAGATGGCGGGCGTTGGGCGTAACTGTATGTGGATGCGCCACACCCGACCCTCCTGTTTGTCACGTGGTCGGGTGGATGTCCTGGACCCTCGCAACGGCACAGGTTGTAATTATGTCGATGGCGTTACCTCGGGGGTGCTGTGCTGCAGGCGGAAAAGCAAGAAGACAG GAAAGAACTCTGTGTGCAAGCCCGAGTGTGAAAATGGTGGAACATGCATTGGTCCCAACAGATGTCAGTGTGCCTCCGGCTACAAAGGCGCCCGGTGTCAGAATG CCATCTGTGAGCCGGACTGTGGCACAAAAGGCATCTGTATCAAGCCCAACAAGTGCAGATGTCACCATGGTTACAGTGGCAAACTGTGTCGACAAAAGGTCAACAAGTGCCAACAGCCATGTCTTAATGGCGGCCGGTGCCAGCGTGGAAAGTGTAAATGTCCGGCAGACTACACGGGTGGAAGCTGCCAGCATG CGACTCATCATGATCTCCTCTCTAGTTTAAACAGAACAGAGAGATAG